Proteins from one Fusobacterium periodonticum 1_1_41FAA genomic window:
- a CDS encoding toxin-antitoxin system YwqK family antitoxin — protein sequence MNNQYNKDGKKEGLWVKIYDNGVVQEERNYVNGVREGVYKSYYMNGEVEIIKNYKNGNLHGKYQTFYSDGKLNSEYNLVDGRKVGDYKEFYPNGILKRETVYVNDGTTSKNIKYFPNGKIKLEVNFVDGHMEGPYKEYHSNEKLFKECFYNEKGKLEGNYKEYDVEGNLLKEVTYKNGVEI from the coding sequence ATGAATAACCAATACAATAAAGATGGGAAAAAAGAAGGTTTATGGGTAAAAATTTACGATAATGGAGTTGTACAAGAAGAAAGAAATTATGTAAATGGTGTAAGAGAGGGAGTTTATAAATCTTATTATATGAATGGTGAAGTTGAAATCATTAAAAATTATAAGAATGGAAATTTACATGGAAAATATCAAACATTCTATAGTGATGGTAAATTAAATTCTGAATATAATCTTGTTGATGGAAGAAAAGTAGGAGATTACAAAGAATTCTATCCTAATGGAATATTAAAGAGAGAAACTGTTTATGTTAATGATGGAACAACTTCTAAAAATATTAAATATTTTCCTAATGGAAAAATTAAACTTGAAGTAAATTTTGTAGATGGACACATGGAAGGACCTTATAAAGAATATCATTCTAATGAAAAATTATTTAAAGAATGTTTTTACAATGAAAAAGGAAAATTAGAAGGTAATTATAAAGAATATGATGTTGAAGGAAATCTTTTAAAAGAAGTAACTTATAAAAATGGTGTTGAAATATAA
- the disA gene encoding DNA integrity scanning diadenylate cyclase DisA: MTKQDLMDIIIKVAPGSPLREGIDYILDAGIGALIVIGYDDAVEKVKDGGFSINCDYTPEKIFELSKMDGAIIINDDCSKILYANVHIQPDTSFTTTESGTRHRTAERVAKQLKREVVAISERKKNVTLYKGNLKYRLKNFDELNIEVGQVLKTLESYRYVLNRSLDNLTILELDDLVTVLDVANTLQRFEMVRRISEEITRYLLELGARGRLVNMQVSELIWDIDDEEEGFLKDYLDTDTKPESVRRYLHTLSDAELLDIENIVVALGYTKSSSVFDNKVAARGYRVLEKISKLTKKDIEKITSTYKDISEIQELTDEDLAAIKISKFKIKALRAGINRLKFTIEMQR, translated from the coding sequence ATGACTAAACAAGATTTAATGGATATAATAATTAAAGTTGCTCCTGGAAGCCCTCTTAGAGAAGGAATAGACTATATTTTAGATGCTGGAATTGGAGCTTTAATAGTAATAGGCTATGATGATGCAGTTGAAAAAGTTAAAGATGGTGGTTTTTCTATAAATTGTGATTATACTCCTGAAAAAATATTTGAATTGTCAAAAATGGATGGAGCTATAATCATTAATGATGATTGTTCAAAAATCCTTTATGCTAATGTTCATATACAACCTGATACTTCATTTACTACAACAGAAAGTGGTACTAGACATAGAACTGCTGAAAGAGTAGCTAAACAATTAAAAAGAGAAGTTGTAGCTATTTCTGAAAGAAAGAAGAATGTTACTCTATATAAAGGGAATCTAAAATATAGACTTAAAAACTTTGATGAATTAAATATAGAAGTTGGACAAGTCTTAAAAACCTTAGAAAGCTATAGATATGTTTTAAATCGTTCACTTGATAACCTAACAATTCTTGAGTTAGATGATTTAGTAACAGTACTTGATGTTGCTAATACTTTACAAAGGTTTGAAATGGTTAGAAGAATTAGTGAAGAAATAACTAGATATCTTTTAGAACTTGGTGCTAGAGGTAGACTTGTTAATATGCAAGTTTCTGAACTTATTTGGGATATAGATGATGAAGAAGAAGGTTTCTTAAAAGATTATCTTGATACTGATACAAAACCAGAATCTGTAAGAAGATATTTACACACTCTATCCGATGCTGAATTATTAGATATAGAAAATATAGTAGTAGCTCTAGGCTATACTAAATCTTCTAGTGTTTTTGATAATAAGGTAGCTGCAAGAGGGTATAGAGTATTAGAAAAAATAAGTAAATTAACTAAAAAAGATATAGAAAAAATTACAAGTACTTACAAAGATATATCTGAAATTCAAGAATTAACAGATGAAGACCTAGCTGCAATAAAAATAAGTAAATTTAAAATAAAAGCTTTAAGAGCTGGAATTAATAGATTAAAGTTTACTATAGAAATGCAAAGATAA
- a CDS encoding helix-turn-helix transcriptional regulator: MKDMRLLKLYNRLLKNDDIDVEEYAKENGVSTRTVERDIKCIKDFLADNEDKSRELIRIKRKKKYQLSYSEDSINLTKSEILAISKILLASRAFLKDEISLIIDKIVKQCGPGQDLDLIQELLKNEKFHYIELQHKKSFINCIWDLGEAIKDKKKVEIAYKKMDGNTVRRVIDPVGLMFSEYYFYLLAHIENIDKEKYFCNKDDEYPTIYRLDRIEDFEVLKEKYVPTLYKNRFQEGLFRKQVQFMTGGKLRKLKFIYRGSSIEALLDKIPTAKAKEIDKNIYEIKAEVFGNGIDRWILSQGDAIKIIEDN; encoded by the coding sequence ATGAAAGATATGAGGCTATTAAAACTATATAATAGACTATTAAAAAATGATGACATAGATGTTGAAGAATACGCTAAAGAAAATGGAGTTAGTACTAGAACTGTTGAAAGAGATATAAAATGCATTAAAGACTTCTTAGCTGATAATGAGGATAAAAGTCGAGAGCTTATTCGTATTAAAAGAAAAAAGAAATATCAATTAAGCTATTCAGAAGATAGTATAAATTTAACTAAAAGTGAGATTTTAGCTATATCAAAAATTCTATTAGCTAGTAGAGCATTTTTAAAAGATGAAATTTCTTTAATTATTGATAAAATTGTAAAACAATGTGGTCCAGGTCAAGATTTAGATTTAATACAAGAACTATTAAAAAATGAGAAGTTTCATTATATTGAGTTACAACATAAAAAATCTTTTATTAATTGTATCTGGGACTTAGGAGAAGCGATAAAAGATAAAAAGAAAGTAGAGATAGCATATAAAAAAATGGATGGAAATACAGTTAGAAGAGTAATAGATCCTGTTGGACTTATGTTTTCTGAATATTACTTCTATCTTTTAGCTCATATTGAAAATATAGATAAAGAGAAATATTTTTGTAATAAGGATGATGAATATCCTACTATCTATAGACTTGATAGAATAGAAGATTTCGAAGTTTTAAAAGAAAAATATGTTCCTACTCTGTATAAGAATAGATTCCAAGAAGGGCTATTTAGAAAGCAAGTGCAGTTTATGACAGGTGGTAAACTAAGAAAATTAAAATTTATTTATAGAGGAAGTTCAATAGAAGCATTACTCGATAAAATTCCTACTGCTAAGGCCAAAGAAATCGATAAGAATATCTATGAAATTAAAGCTGAAGTCTTTGGAAATGGTATTGACAGATGGATATTAAGTCAGGGAGATGCTATTAAGATTATTGAGGATAATTAA
- a CDS encoding acetyl-CoA C-acetyltransferase: MSKVYVVAAKRTAIGSFLGTLSPLKPGELGAKVVKNIIEETGIDPANIDEVIVGNVLSAGQAQGVGRQVAIKAGIPYEVPAYSINIICGSGMKSVITAFSNIKAGEADLVIAGGTESMSGAGFILPGTVRAGHKMADLTMKDHMILDALTDAYHNIHMGITAENIAEKYNITREEQDEFALDSQKKAIAAVDSGRFKDEIVPVVIPNKKGDITFDTDEYPNRKTDLEKLAKLKPAFKKDGSVTAGNASGLNDGASFLLLASEEAVKKYNLKPLVEIVSTGTGGVDPLIMGMGPVPAIRKALKKADLKLQDMQLIELNEAFAAQSLGVIKELCTEHGVTADWFKDKTNVNGGAIAIGHPVGASGNRITVTLIHEMKKTGVEYGLASLCIGGGMGTALVLKNVK, encoded by the coding sequence ATGAGTAAGGTTTATGTAGTTGCAGCTAAAAGAACTGCTATCGGAAGTTTTTTAGGTACTTTATCACCTTTAAAACCTGGAGAATTAGGAGCTAAAGTAGTAAAAAATATTATTGAAGAAACAGGAATAGATCCTGCTAATATTGATGAAGTTATAGTAGGAAATGTTTTAAGTGCAGGACAAGCTCAAGGAGTAGGAAGACAAGTTGCTATAAAAGCAGGAATCCCTTATGAAGTTCCAGCTTATTCAATAAACATAATCTGTGGAAGTGGAATGAAATCAGTTATAACAGCTTTCTCTAATATAAAAGCTGGAGAAGCAGATCTTGTTATAGCAGGAGGAACTGAATCTATGTCAGGTGCAGGATTCATTTTACCTGGAACAGTAAGAGCTGGACATAAAATGGCAGATCTTACTATGAAAGATCACATGATATTAGATGCTTTAACAGATGCTTATCATAACATCCACATGGGAATTACTGCTGAAAACATAGCAGAAAAATATAATATCACAAGAGAAGAACAAGATGAATTTGCATTAGATTCTCAAAAGAAAGCTATAGCAGCTGTTGATTCTGGAAGATTCAAAGATGAAATAGTTCCAGTTGTTATACCTAACAAAAAAGGAGATATCACATTTGATACAGATGAATATCCAAACAGAAAAACTGATTTAGAAAAATTAGCTAAATTAAAACCTGCTTTCAAAAAAGATGGTTCAGTTACTGCAGGAAATGCTTCTGGATTAAATGACGGAGCTTCATTCCTATTATTAGCTTCTGAAGAAGCAGTTAAAAAATACAATTTAAAACCATTAGTTGAAATAGTTTCAACTGGTACAGGAGGAGTAGATCCTTTAATAATGGGTATGGGACCAGTTCCTGCAATCAGAAAAGCTTTAAAGAAAGCTGATCTAAAATTACAAGATATGCAATTAATAGAACTTAACGAAGCATTTGCTGCTCAATCTTTAGGAGTTATTAAAGAACTTTGTACAGAACACGGAGTAACTGCTGATTGGTTCAAAGATAAAACTAACGTAAATGGTGGAGCAATAGCTATAGGACACCCAGTTGGAGCTTCTGGTAACAGAATAACTGTTACATTAATTCATGAAATGAAGAAAACTGGAGTAGAATATGGACTAGCTTCTCTATGTATAGGTGGAGGAATGGGAACTGCTTTAGTTCTTAAAAATGTAAAATAG
- the radA gene encoding DNA repair protein RadA — protein sequence MAKGSVYYCSECGYKSVKWAGKCPQCGAWSSFEEVEEMPRDVKKATSSVSVASRASDIKVYEFKDVEYNKEDRYKTKYEEFDRLLGGGLLKGEVVLVTGNPGIGKSTLLLQVANSYKDYGDVLYISGEESPAQIKNRGERLKISGDGIYIMAEMDILNIYEYVVSKKPKVVIVDSIQTLYNSSMDSISGTPTQIRECTLKIVEIAKKYNISFFIVGHITKDGKVAGPKLLEHMVDAVFNFEGDEGLYYRILRSEKNRFGSTNEIAVFSMEENGMKEIKNSSEYFLSEREEKNIGSMVVPILEGTKVFLLEVQSLITDSGVGIPRRVVQGYDRNRIQILTAIAEKKLYLPLGMKDLFVNVPGGLAIEDPAADLAVLISILSVYKGVSISQKIAAIGELGLRGEIRKVFFLERRLKELEKLGFTGVYVPESNQKEIEKKKYKLKIIYLKNLDELLERMNKND from the coding sequence ATGGCAAAAGGAAGTGTTTATTATTGTTCTGAGTGTGGGTACAAAAGTGTAAAATGGGCTGGTAAGTGTCCACAATGTGGAGCTTGGTCTAGTTTTGAAGAAGTTGAAGAAATGCCAAGAGATGTAAAAAAAGCAACATCTTCAGTTTCAGTTGCAAGTAGAGCTTCAGATATAAAAGTCTATGAATTTAAAGATGTTGAGTACAACAAAGAAGATAGATATAAAACTAAGTATGAAGAATTTGATAGATTACTTGGTGGAGGCCTCTTAAAAGGTGAAGTTGTATTGGTAACAGGTAATCCAGGAATCGGAAAGTCCACTTTACTTTTACAAGTTGCTAACTCATATAAAGATTATGGTGATGTTCTATATATCTCTGGTGAAGAATCACCAGCACAGATAAAAAATAGAGGTGAAAGATTAAAAATATCTGGAGATGGCATATATATTATGGCTGAAATGGATATTTTAAACATCTATGAATATGTTGTAAGCAAAAAACCAAAAGTTGTTATTGTAGATTCTATACAAACATTGTATAATTCAAGTATGGATTCTATATCAGGAACTCCTACACAAATAAGAGAATGTACTCTAAAAATTGTTGAAATTGCTAAAAAATACAATATATCATTCTTTATTGTTGGGCATATAACAAAAGATGGTAAGGTTGCAGGGCCTAAATTACTTGAACATATGGTTGATGCTGTTTTTAACTTTGAAGGTGATGAAGGACTTTATTATAGAATCTTAAGAAGTGAAAAAAATAGATTTGGATCAACCAATGAAATTGCTGTATTCAGTATGGAAGAAAATGGAATGAAAGAAATAAAAAATTCCTCTGAATACTTCTTAAGTGAAAGAGAAGAAAAAAATATAGGAAGTATGGTTGTTCCTATTTTAGAAGGAACTAAGGTCTTTCTTTTAGAGGTACAATCGCTTATAACAGATAGTGGTGTAGGTATTCCAAGAAGAGTTGTTCAAGGTTATGATAGAAATAGAATACAAATTTTAACAGCAATAGCTGAGAAGAAACTTTATCTTCCTCTTGGCATGAAAGATTTATTTGTCAATGTTCCAGGAGGTTTGGCAATAGAAGATCCAGCAGCAGATTTAGCTGTCTTAATTTCTATTTTGTCAGTGTATAAAGGGGTTTCTATAAGTCAGAAAATTGCAGCAATTGGAGAGTTGGGCTTAAGAGGGGAAATCAGAAAAGTCTTTTTCTTAGAGAGAAGATTAAAAGAACTTGAAAAATTAGGCTTTACAGGAGTTTATGTTCCTGAATCAAATCAAAAAGAAATTGAAAAGAAAAAGTATAAGTTAAAAATAATATACTTAAAGAATTTAGATGAATTATTGGAAAGGATGAATAAAAATGACTAA
- the fabG gene encoding 3-oxoacyl-[acyl-carrier-protein] reductase, producing MNRLEGKIAVVTGSARGIGRAIVEKLAAHGAKMVISCDMGESSYEQANVVHKILNVTDREAIKTFVDEVEKEYGKIDILVNNAGITKDGLLMRMTEDQWDAVINVNLKGVFNMTQAVSRSMLKARKGSIITLSSVVGLHGNPGQTNYAATKGGVIAMSKTWAKEFGARNVRANCVAPGFIQTPMTDVLPEETIKGMLDATPLGRLGQVDDIANAVLFLASDESAFITGEVISVSGGLML from the coding sequence ATGAATAGACTAGAAGGAAAAATTGCAGTTGTTACTGGAAGTGCTAGAGGAATTGGAAGAGCTATTGTAGAAAAGCTTGCTGCTCATGGAGCAAAAATGGTTATATCTTGTGATATGGGTGAAAGTTCTTATGAACAAGCAAATGTTGTACATAAGATTTTAAATGTTACTGATAGAGAAGCTATAAAAACATTCGTAGACGAAGTTGAAAAAGAATATGGAAAAATAGATATTCTTGTAAATAATGCAGGAATAACTAAAGATGGACTACTTATGAGAATGACAGAAGATCAATGGGATGCAGTTATAAATGTAAACTTAAAAGGAGTTTTCAATATGACTCAAGCTGTTTCAAGATCTATGTTAAAAGCTAGAAAAGGTTCTATTATAACTTTATCATCTGTTGTTGGTTTACATGGAAATCCTGGACAAACTAACTATGCAGCAACAAAAGGTGGAGTAATAGCTATGTCTAAAACTTGGGCAAAAGAATTTGGTGCAAGAAATGTAAGAGCTAACTGTGTTGCTCCTGGATTTATTCAAACACCTATGACAGATGTATTACCAGAAGAAACAATAAAAGGAATGTTAGATGCAACTCCATTAGGAAGATTAGGACAAGTTGATGATATAGCAAATGCTGTTCTATTCCTAGCAAGTGATGAATCTGCATTCATAACAGGAGAAGTTATTTCTGTATCTGGTGGATTGATGCTTTAA
- the rnc gene encoding ribonuclease III yields MKNLLDLEHKLNYYFNNRNLLKTALLHKSLGNEKKEYKNQNNERLELLGDAVLDLIVAEYLYRNYKSASEGTIAKLKAMIVSEPILAKISRQIGLGKFLMLSKGEILSGGRNRESILADAFEAVLGAVYMDSNLEDARSFALNHIEQYITHIEEDEDILDFKSILQEYVQKNFKTVPTYELISEKGPDHMKEFEIQVVVGKYKEKAIAKNKKKAEQLSAKALCVKLGVKYHEAL; encoded by the coding sequence ATGAAAAATCTATTAGATTTAGAACATAAACTAAATTATTACTTTAATAATAGAAATTTATTAAAAACTGCTCTTCTTCATAAATCACTAGGAAACGAAAAAAAAGAATATAAAAATCAAAACAATGAAAGACTAGAACTGCTAGGTGATGCAGTTCTAGATCTTATTGTTGCTGAGTATTTATATAGAAATTATAAGAGTGCTTCTGAAGGTACTATAGCGAAATTAAAAGCTATGATAGTTAGTGAACCTATACTTGCAAAAATATCTCGTCAAATCGGCTTAGGAAAGTTTTTAATGCTAAGTAAGGGAGAAATCCTATCTGGTGGTAGAAATAGAGAATCTATACTTGCTGATGCATTTGAAGCTGTATTAGGTGCTGTATATATGGACTCTAATTTAGAAGATGCTAGAAGCTTTGCTCTAAATCATATAGAGCAATATATAACTCATATAGAAGAAGATGAAGATATTTTAGATTTTAAAAGTATACTACAAGAATATGTACAAAAGAATTTCAAAACTGTTCCTACATATGAACTTATCTCTGAAAAAGGGCCTGACCATATGAAAGAATTTGAAATTCAAGTTGTAGTAGGAAAATATAAAGAAAAGGCTATTGCTAAGAATAAGAAAAAAGCTGAACAATTATCAGCTAAGGCCTTATGTGTAAAGTTGGGAGTTAAATACCATGAAGCATTATAA
- a CDS encoding elongator complex protein 3, whose amino-acid sequence MKHYNIPVFISHFGCPNACVFCNQKKINGRETDVSLDDLKNIIDSYLKTLPKNSIKEVAFFGGTFTGISMELQKQYLEVVKKYIDNADVEGVRISTRPECIDDEILTQLKKYGVKTIELGIQSLDDEVLKATGRHYNYEIVKKSCDLIKKYGFTLGVQLMIGLPKSDFKSDLMSAVKSLDLNPDIARIYPTLVIKGTELEFMYKRNLYNSLTLEEAVNRTVPIYSLLELKDINVIRVGLQPAEDLTADGVIISGPFHPAFRDLVENKIYFNFLSKIYEKEKKLDIEVNERNISKIVGQKASTKKTFYPNFKITINNNLALNELIINAKKYERKEILKGELNE is encoded by the coding sequence ATGAAGCATTATAATATTCCAGTGTTTATTAGTCATTTTGGTTGCCCTAATGCCTGTGTATTTTGCAATCAAAAAAAGATAAATGGAAGAGAAACTGATGTTAGTTTAGATGACTTAAAAAATATTATAGATAGCTATTTAAAAACTCTTCCAAAAAATTCCATTAAAGAGGTGGCATTTTTTGGTGGAACTTTTACTGGCATATCAATGGAACTACAAAAACAATATCTAGAAGTTGTAAAAAAATATATAGACAATGCAGATGTAGAAGGGGTAAGAATATCAACTAGACCTGAATGTATAGATGATGAAATCTTAACTCAATTAAAAAAATATGGTGTTAAAACCATTGAATTAGGTATACAATCATTAGATGATGAGGTTTTAAAAGCCACAGGCAGACATTATAATTATGAAATTGTAAAAAAATCTTGTGACTTAATAAAAAAATATGGCTTCACTCTTGGAGTCCAACTTATGATAGGTTTACCTAAGTCAGACTTCAAAAGTGACTTAATGTCAGCTGTAAAAAGTTTAGATTTAAATCCTGATATTGCAAGAATATATCCAACTCTTGTAATAAAGGGAACAGAGCTTGAATTTATGTATAAAAGAAATCTTTATAATTCTTTGACTTTAGAAGAAGCTGTTAACAGAACAGTTCCTATCTACTCATTATTAGAATTGAAAGATATAAATGTAATAAGAGTAGGACTTCAACCAGCTGAGGATTTAACAGCTGATGGAGTTATAATCTCAGGACCTTTTCATCCAGCATTTAGAGATTTAGTAGAAAATAAAATATATTTTAATTTTCTATCTAAGATTTATGAAAAAGAGAAAAAGCTAGATATAGAAGTGAATGAAAGAAATATATCTAAAATAGTGGGACAGAAAGCTAGTACAAAAAAAACTTTCTATCCCAATTTTAAAATAACAATAAATAATAATTTAGCTCTAAATGAGCTTATAATAAATGCAAAAAAATATGAAAGAAAAGAGATATTAAAGGGAGAGTTGAATGAGTAA